The genomic window TACTTATCGCCACTACCTGCCTTCTATCCTATCTGGTCGAAATATTAGTCAAACTCGTTACAATAAAATAATGTTAAAAAACGAGATTCAATAATGAAAACAAAGCTCACTCTCCTAAGTAGCGCACTTATTACTGGCTTAGTCAGCACCGCGCCTAATGCAAAAGAGGCATTAGAATTTACAGATGTATTTAACTTTAAATCAGCCAAAGGCACACAACTATCTGAAGATGGACGTATTTTATCTTTAAGTGCCACGCCATACCGCGGCAATGCTGCAGGTCAGGTTTACTCTTTAACCTCAAATAGTTTAATCAGCGAAGTGGACCGCGGCACCAAGCCGTTTATAAACAAAGCAGCCAACTGGACTGCATTTACACAAGTACCCACATTACTCGAAAAAGAAACCACCAAGAAAAAAAACACGCTTAAAAATAACTTAGTACTAGTAAATACAGAAACAGGTGAGCAAAAACGTTTTGAGAATGTAAAAGACTACGCATTATCAAACGACGGGGTATGGCTTGCTTATCGCTTAGATAAAAAAGCAGATAAAACTGATAATGTAGAAAAAAATACCAAAAATGAGAGTGAATATGAAGACAGCAACGCCATTTCACCTGACAAAAAAGACAAGGTTTACTCGCTCGTTATTGTTAATTTAAAAAACCAACAAAGTGAAACTATTGATAATGTTTTTAGTTACAGTATAAGTGCTACCAATGATCAGCTTTTGCTAAGTCAAAGTTACCCTGATGGTAACGACAACCAAATAAAGCTAATCACACTAACATCTTTTAAAAGTGAAGTGCTAATTGATGAACCCGGTGTTATTGCTAATAAAATAGCATGGCACCCAATCGAAGCAACCGTAGCATTTACATTGGGTAATTATGTAAACGAAGATACCCGCCGTCGAAACCACTCACTACAATTGTGGAAAAACGAAACACTTTCAACTATTGAATCTACAAACAAAGAGTGGACTATAGGCAAAACCGCAAAACTAAGCTGGTCAGAAAACGGCGAACGCTTATACTTTGAAAACCGACCAAAACTTGCAGCGAAAGTAAAAGCCAAAGAATTCGTAGATGAAACCTCACTCTATGACATTGATACCATTCGCGAGCAAAAAGGCTTGGATGTTTGGCATAATAAAGACCCAGAGATAAAACCACGAGAAAAACAGCAATGGAACGCGGTTAATAAGCACCGTCATTACGAAGCCGTATACCATGTAAATTCACAAAAAGTGGTTCAACTGAGTACCCCTGCAATGCCTAGTGTTGCTCTTAATACAGAACGCGATACTTCCTTGCTGGGCTCGTCAAATTCTCCCTATTTAGAAAAAATAATGTATGGCGGCTTTTTTGCAGATTACTACGCCGTAAACATCAATACAGGCAAGCAAACTCCTATTGTGGCTAACAGCCCTTTTAGACCTTCTCTTTCTCCTAATGGCTTATTTGCGGCTTACTTTGCTGACAACGAAATACAACTAAAAGAATTAGCTAACAATAAAGTTACTCCGGTTACAAAAGCCATAAAAGCAACTTTTGCCGACGACAAACACGATTACCCATCAGATCAACCTGGCTATGGTTTTGCAGGCTGGATGAGCGATAGCAGCCAAGTACTTGCTTATAGCAAATATGATATTTGGGCGTTTAATGTAAACACCAATCAAGCTAAACGCTTAACAAATGGAAAGCAGACTAATACACAGTATCGCGTCATTAAGCTTGATAGAAACCAGGTAGGCTTTAAACAAGATGAAACACTGCTAGTTACTGCTGTTGACCTTCAAACAAAGCAAAGAGGGATTGCAAAGCTTGATTTAGAAAACACGACCATTACTGAAGTACTCAGTGGTGATAAACGTTTTGATATTGTTAAAAAAGCCAAGAAAGCAGATAGATACCTATTTACGGAACAGAGTTATCATCAGTTCCCAGATTTCTATCAAACCGACTTAAGCTTTTTAACCACACAAAAAGTAACTGATTTGAACCCTCAAACCGCAAATTTTGCTTGGGGTGAAAAACCTGAACTGATTAGCTACAAAGGCTTTGATGGAGAAGACTTACAAGGTGTTTTAATAAAACCTGACGGTTACAAAAAAGGCGATAAAGTACCTGTTGTCGTTTATTTTTATCGTTACATGAGCCAGCGTATGTTTGATTTTCCTAAAATGGAGTTAAATCATCGCCCTAATTTCCCAATGTTTACATCAAATGGCTACGCCATCTTTTTACCTGATATTCGTTTTGAAATAGGTCACCCGGGCAAATCGTCAACGCAAACCATGATCAACGCTACCCAAAAGTTAATAGATCTTGGTATTGCCGATCCAAACAAAATTGGCTTGCAAGGTCACTCATGGGCCGGGTACCAAAGTGCATTTATGATCACCCAAACAGATATGTTTAAAGCGGTTGTATCAGGCGCGCCGGTATCTAACATGACCAGCGCATACAGTGGCATACGCTTAAAGTCAGGCCTTGCTCGCCAGTTTCAATACGAAACAGGACAAAGCCGCATAGGTAAAAACTTATTTGAGGCACCAGAGTTATATATTGAAAACTCACCCGTATTTTTTGCTGACAAGGTCAATACACCAATTTTAATCATGTTTGGAGACAAAGATGATGCGGTGCCTTGGCACGAAGGCGTACAGTATTATTTAGCACTTCGTCGTGCAGGCAAAGATGCCACTTTTTTACAGTATGAAGGTGAACCGCATCACCTTAAAAAATTCCCAAATCAGGTCGATTTTTCAGTTCGTATGATGCAGTACTTCGATCATTACCTAAAAGGTCAGCCTGCAGCTAAATGGATGATTGAAGGTGAAGCATTTATAAGTGAGTGAACTGAGACATTCATAAATAAACATGATAAAAGCTGATCAGAGTACTCAGACTGATAGAGGCCGATATTACTCAGTAATATCGGCCTCTAAATAGTCAATTATTTTTCCAGCAACAAAAAAGCCGCGATAATCGCGGCTTTTTTTAAATTACTAATAATTACAAACCAGCACGGTCTTTAATTACAGGAATAAGCGCAGAACCTGCGTGATTGCCTTCAGCCCAGGCTATGTCGGCACCGTCTGACAATGAACTTTTAGATAAGTTTTTAACAATATACTCACCTGCATTTACTGCATTGCTGGCAACAGCATGACGCAATAAGTTATTACCGTTACATTGAATAGAATCATATATGTTACGAATTTTTACACGAGAGCTTTTTAACTTACTACGTAAACGGTTTTTATCATCTGCTGCGATATACTCGCAAATAGATATTGCTAGTTGATCATCAGCTTTTACTGGAGCTGTGTACGAAAGTGAAACTGCAGCGATAGCAGCAATAACAACTAACTTTGATAATTTAAACATTGTTGACCCTTGTTTGGTACTTTATTCCTACGTTAACTGGTTAATATTGTACCAACCTAGTTAACCTTACGCAATAATGTTAGCAGTATTTATACAAAGTTACGAATTTATAACTATGTTTATTTTTTTCGTCTGGCAGTTTAACTTGCTCTTCTTTCACTTCCCAATTTGCAATAGCTTGATAATCAGGGAACTGTGTATCACCTTCAACATCGAGATCAATAAAGGTTAAATATAAGCGCTCAGCTTGTGTTAAAAACTGCTGATAAACATTTCCACCGCCTATAATCATGACCTCTTCAACACCACAAACCAAGCTCAGCGCGGCCTCTGGACTTGTTACAGTTTCAATACCCTCGGCCTTATATTCAGTGTTGCGCGTAATAATAATATTGCGTCTACCAGGTAAAGGACGACCAATAGACTCAAAAGTTTTACGACCCATGATCACAGGCTTACCTGTAGTAACGGCTTTAAAATGTTGAAGATCTGCGGGTAAATGCCACGGCATTTTATTATCAAGACCAATAACACGGTTATTTGCCATAGCGGCAATCATTGAAATAATCACACTAAATACCTAGTACTTTATTATTAAAAAATAAAAAAGGAGCCACTGCTCCTTTTTATATTTAATGAAAATTAACGTTCGTAGACTACTTCTACATCGTAATCATCTTCATCCCAGTCATCCCAATCATCATCATCGCCTTTGGTGGCTTTTTGATGGTAGGTATCCCACTTAAATTCTATTTCTTCATCTTCAACTTGCTCAAACTTCTCTTTAGGCATGCTATCAAGCAATGTCATAATATCGTGTATAAGCGGTTGAGTATGCAGCTTGTTAATAGCTGAGATTTGATAAATATTTTCAGACTCACCTAGCTCTTGTGCAATAGCATCGCATAGCGCTTGTGCTTCATCTTCAGGTAACAAATCTATTTTATTAAACACTAACCAACGAGGCTTTTCTGCAAGCTTAGGACTGTATTGATGCAGTTCGTTTATAATTGCAAACGCATTATCGACTGGGTTTGATCCATCAACAGGCATTACATCAATGATGTGCAATAACACACGACAGCGCTCTAAATGCTTTAAGAAGCGGATACCTAAACCGGCACCATCAGACGCACCTTCAATCAACCCAGGTATATCAGCTATTACAAATGACTTGTTAGCTTCCGGACGCACTACACCTAAATTAGGAATAAGCGTTGTAAATGGGTAATCAGCTACTTTTGGTCTTGCTGCTGACACACTGCGAATAAAGGTCGATTTACCTGCATTTGGTAAACCCAATAAGCCCACATCCGCTAATAGTAGTAGCTCTAGTTTTAAGTTACGTACTTCACCGGGGGTACCTAATGTTTTTTGACGAGGCGCTCGGTTAGTACTTGATTTAAAACGTGCATTCCCCAAGCCGTGGAAACCACCTTTTGCAACCAAAATTCGTTGACCATGTTGGGTCAAATCACCAAGCCCTTCTTGCGTATCAACATCGGTTATACGTGTACCTACAGGGACCATTACAAACAAATCGTCTGCTTTTTTACCTGTACAGTTTCGGCTACGTCCGTTTGTGCCGCGCTCAGCTCTGTGAAAACGCTCAAACTGATAGTCAATAAGGGTATTTAAGTTTTCATCAGCTTGTAGATAAACACTACCACCGTCTCCACCGTCACCGCCGTCAGGCCCACCATCTGGGACATATTTTTCACGTCGGAAAGACACGATACCGCTTCCGCCGTCTCCGGCCTCTGCGCGAATTTCTACTTCATCTACAAACTTCATGATTACTCACTTTAGGGATTGGCTTGCTAATTTATACATTATATACCGAAGCCAAGCCGATTGCAGGCTTGGCTTTGGTATATATTTTTGTCTCAAAACAAAAAACCCCGCAAAGGCGGGGTTTTTTAACTACCTTACTGATTACTCAGTTACGATAGTTACGTATTTACGGTTTAAAGGACCTTTTTGTTCAAATTGAACTTTACCATCTGCTTTTGCAAAGATAGTGTGGTCTTTACCGATACCTACGTTTGTACCAGGGTGGAAACGTGTTCCACGCTGACGAACAATGATGCTACCCGCTAGAACTGATTCGCCACCAAAACGCTTAACACCTAGGCGTTTGCTTTCTGAATCGCGACCGTTACGAGTACTACCAGCTGCTTTTTTATGTGCCATTTCTAAGTACCTCTAATTAAGCGCTAATGCCAGTGATTTTAACTTCTGTGAACCATTGACGGTGGCCCATTTGCTTACGAGAATGCTTACGGCGTCTAAATTTAACAACCTTAATCTTCTCACCGCGACCATGTGAAACAACCTCAGCTGTTATCTTACCACCGTTTACGAACGGTACACCGATCTCGATCTTCTCACCATCAGCAACTAAAAGCACTGAATCAAATTCAACTGCCGCACCAGTTTCAACGTCTAATTTTTCAAGACGAATCGTTTGACCTTCAGTCACACGATGCTGTTTACCACCACTTTGGAAAACCGCGTACATAATTAACTCCGTCTGTGCACCCTCAAATCGGCGCAACTAAAATATTCTTCGATAGGGCGCGAAGTTTACGCTAACGCGAAATAACTAGCAAGCCTATTTTGTAATTAAAATGAATAAAAAGTAGCTGCTTTGAGAGCAATTCAATATTTTCTCTATTTTATATTAATTAAGCCTTTTGCCAAGCGCTTTTTAACTCTTTGCAAAAATAACCCTACTAATAAAATTACAACCTGCGTTGTACATTATTCAAACTCAAAAACCATCTTTCATCGTCTAGTAATTAAACACATTTGTGATTGAATTAAGCACTTATTAAGCACTTTAGGTAGGTTTTTTAAATCAATCGTCACAAAATATCGAGCTAGTGCGTTTTTTGTTGTACAATCTGCGCCGTTCACACATAAAAATTGGCTCGGAGATCAATGGATATAAAAGCTATCCAGGCGTTAATAGAAAGCGATATGAATGACGTCAATCAACTTATACATGCGCAAATGCGCTCAGAGGTGGCGTTAGTAAACCAACTTGGTTTATACATAGTTAATAGCGGCGGCAAACGCGTTCGCCCTATGTTGGCTATTTTAGCTGCCAAAGCGCTAGGATATACTGGTAAAGACCACATTACACTTGCGACCATTGTTGAGTTTATTCACACCGCTACCTTATTACACGACGACGTTGTTGATGAGTCAAACTTACGCCGAGGCACCCCGACCGCTAACGCTGAATTTGGTAATGCTGCTAGCGTATTAGTTGGCGACTTTATATACACGCGCTCATTCCAGTTAATGGTTGGTTTAGGCAAAATGCAAATTATGCAAATACTCGCCGATGCTACCAATATCATTGCTGAAGGTGAAGTGCTGCAACTTATGAATTGCAACGATCCAGACACAACCGAAGCCAGCTACATGCAAGTTATTTACTCCAAAACGGCTAAGCTGTTTGAGGCTGCTACCGGGCTTGCTGCTATTATTACCAATAATGATGAAGCCACGCTCAATGCATTAAACTTATACGGTATGCACTTAGGTACGGCATTTCAGCTTGTTGACGACGTGCTTGATTATAACGCCGATGCAGACCAGCTAGGTAAAAATATAGGCGATGATCTAGCCGAAGGTAAGCCTACCCTACCACTTATATATGCAATGCAACACGGTAATGCGCATCAAACACAGTTAATTCGTGATGCTATTGAGCACAGTAATGGTATGGAACATTTAGAAGAGATTTTATCTACGTTAAAACAAACCAATGCGCTTGAGTTTACAATGCAAAAAGCAGAGCTTGAAGCCGATAAAGCAATTGCTTGCTTAGATTTTCTACCAGAATCTGAATACAAGCACGCATTGGTAAGCTTAGCCCGTATAGCCGTTGACCGTGATCACTAGCCTTAACGAGCCTGTTATTTAACACTAATAGTAAATAACATTCGAGCAACAAAAAAGCCTGCAAATGCAGGCTTTTTTAATGCTCATTCTGGCTATTACGCCATGAAATCAACACCTTCTTTGATGTCTTTTTTCAGTGTCTCAAGCATATCGTTCTTCGCTTTTTCTTCAAATGCGCTTAGCTCGCCGTAAGAAAGAATTTCTTCAACGCCGTTTTTACCTAAACGTACTGGGTGTGCAAAATACTCTGCATCACCATCTTCAACAGCAACGTATGCGTAATCTACAACATCTTCACCTTGTAGGCCTTTAACTAAAGACATACAAAAACGTGCTGCAGCAGCACCCATTGATAATGTAGCTGAACCACCACCTGCTTTAGCATTTACTACTTCAGTACCTGCATTTTGGATACGTGGAGTAAGTGCAGCAACTTCGTCTTCAGTGAAAGTTACGCCTTCAACTTGAGAAAGTAGAGGAAGAATAGTTGTTCCAGAGTGACCACCAATTACTGGTACTTTAACTGTAGCAACGTCTACGCCTTTAAGTTCAGCAACAAATGCTTCTGAACGAATCACGTCAAGCGTAGTAATACCAAATACACGGCTTGCATCGTATGTACCTGCTTTCTTGAACACTTCAGCAACAATCGGTACTGTGCCGTTTACTGGGTTAGTAATGATACCCACAAGTGCTTTAGGACAACTAGCTACAATGCCTTCAGCTAGTGTTTTGATGATACCGGCATTTACGTTAAATAAATCTGCACGATCCATACCTGGTTTACGTGGCATACCCGCTGGGATTAAAACAATATCAGCACCGTCAAGCGCTTTGTTTAAATCGTCTGCGCCAAAACCTGCTACTTTAACATCAGTTGGGATGTGTGATAGGTCAACAGCAACACCTGGTACAACTGGTGCAACATCGTAAAGTGATAATTCAGAACCAGCTGGTAAGCCTGTTTTTAATAGTAAAGACAATGCTTGACCGATACCGCCTGCAGCACCTAATACAGCAACTTTCATTGGAATTCTCCGTCATTTGAGGTAGGAAATACTTGTGGCCCTTAAGATAATGAAATTAGCGCCTAAAAACAAATTTATCGGGCCTATTTTGCGATATTTTCGACCATAGTTGTAAACTTTGGTGGTTTATCGCATCAAACTGTCAAGTTGACTAAACAACTGCTGCATAATTATTCATTTTTGTGTACTATTTACAGCATAAATAACAATAATGAATAAAGACTATGCAACCTCAAGATAAACAAGAAGCATTGGTAAAAGCGTTTAAATCACTTTTAAAAGAAGAAAACTTTGGCTCTCAAGGCGAAATAGTTGATGCGCTTAAAGAGCAAGGCTTTGACAATATAAGCCAGAGTAAAGTGTCACGCATGTTAAGTAAGTTTGGTGCTGTGCGAACCCGCAACGCTAAACAAGAAATGGTTTACTGCCTACCCGCTGAAATGGGAGTGCCGACAGCTAAAAGCCCATTACGCCAGTTAGTCATTGATATTATGCATAATGAAATGATGATTATTATTCGCACCAGTCCAGGCGCTGCGCAGCTTATTGCCCGCTTACTTGACTCGTTAGGAAAGGCCGATGGTGTATTAGGTACTATTGCCGGAGACGATACTATATTTATTGCCCCAGCAAAAATTTCTGAAATAGACGTTACGCTTGAACGAGTACGTATTTTATTTGATACGGTTTAAATTTGCTTTAAAAACCCAACTGAGGGGGCAAAAAAAGCTGACCCCATATCGGCTTGAGTAAAATCAAGCCAATGGTCGTAACACTCCCCCTCCCCTAAACGGCTATTTAATACAGCCTCAAATGCAGTACCAGTACTTGCGCAGCTTATGCATAACATACCTTGCTCATAAACATCGCCATAAGGCATGCTTTGATTCAACAAAAGGGGTTGCCCCTCTTCATCTTTTAACTCACTACGCGTGGCATGACTGGTATTTAGTGCTGGGGTTATAAGCGTATTATCAAGTCGTGTACGGCCCATAATTTGCTCTTGCTCACTGAGCGATAAGTGCTGCCAAACAGTTAAGTCGTGTTTATAGCGCTGAACATGAATATAACTTCCCTGATCTTCAAAACAACCAGGTTTATTAATTAAAGCAGTTAAACGCTTTTTTCTTCCGTGTGGCATATCACCACCATAAATAAAACCATTAAAATCTCGGCCA from Pseudoalteromonas marina includes these protein-coding regions:
- a CDS encoding prolyl oligopeptidase family serine peptidase, producing MKTKLTLLSSALITGLVSTAPNAKEALEFTDVFNFKSAKGTQLSEDGRILSLSATPYRGNAAGQVYSLTSNSLISEVDRGTKPFINKAANWTAFTQVPTLLEKETTKKKNTLKNNLVLVNTETGEQKRFENVKDYALSNDGVWLAYRLDKKADKTDNVEKNTKNESEYEDSNAISPDKKDKVYSLVIVNLKNQQSETIDNVFSYSISATNDQLLLSQSYPDGNDNQIKLITLTSFKSEVLIDEPGVIANKIAWHPIEATVAFTLGNYVNEDTRRRNHSLQLWKNETLSTIESTNKEWTIGKTAKLSWSENGERLYFENRPKLAAKVKAKEFVDETSLYDIDTIREQKGLDVWHNKDPEIKPREKQQWNAVNKHRHYEAVYHVNSQKVVQLSTPAMPSVALNTERDTSLLGSSNSPYLEKIMYGGFFADYYAVNINTGKQTPIVANSPFRPSLSPNGLFAAYFADNEIQLKELANNKVTPVTKAIKATFADDKHDYPSDQPGYGFAGWMSDSSQVLAYSKYDIWAFNVNTNQAKRLTNGKQTNTQYRVIKLDRNQVGFKQDETLLVTAVDLQTKQRGIAKLDLENTTITEVLSGDKRFDIVKKAKKADRYLFTEQSYHQFPDFYQTDLSFLTTQKVTDLNPQTANFAWGEKPELISYKGFDGEDLQGVLIKPDGYKKGDKVPVVVYFYRYMSQRMFDFPKMELNHRPNFPMFTSNGYAIFLPDIRFEIGHPGKSSTQTMINATQKLIDLGIADPNKIGLQGHSWAGYQSAFMITQTDMFKAVVSGAPVSNMTSAYSGIRLKSGLARQFQYETGQSRIGKNLFEAPELYIENSPVFFADKVNTPILIMFGDKDDAVPWHEGVQYYLALRRAGKDATFLQYEGEPHHLKKFPNQVDFSVRMMQYFDHYLKGQPAAKWMIEGEAFISE
- a CDS encoding DUF3718 domain-containing protein, with translation MFKLSKLVVIAAIAAVSLSYTAPVKADDQLAISICEYIAADDKNRLRSKLKSSRVKIRNIYDSIQCNGNNLLRHAVASNAVNAGEYIVKNLSKSSLSDGADIAWAEGNHAGSALIPVIKDRAGL
- the folA gene encoding type 3 dihydrofolate reductase, translated to MIISMIAAMANNRVIGLDNKMPWHLPADLQHFKAVTTGKPVIMGRKTFESIGRPLPGRRNIIITRNTEYKAEGIETVTSPEAALSLVCGVEEVMIIGGGNVYQQFLTQAERLYLTFIDLDVEGDTQFPDYQAIANWEVKEEQVKLPDEKNKHSYKFVTLYKYC
- the cgtA gene encoding Obg family GTPase CgtA: MKFVDEVEIRAEAGDGGSGIVSFRREKYVPDGGPDGGDGGDGGSVYLQADENLNTLIDYQFERFHRAERGTNGRSRNCTGKKADDLFVMVPVGTRITDVDTQEGLGDLTQHGQRILVAKGGFHGLGNARFKSSTNRAPRQKTLGTPGEVRNLKLELLLLADVGLLGLPNAGKSTFIRSVSAARPKVADYPFTTLIPNLGVVRPEANKSFVIADIPGLIEGASDGAGLGIRFLKHLERCRVLLHIIDVMPVDGSNPVDNAFAIINELHQYSPKLAEKPRWLVFNKIDLLPEDEAQALCDAIAQELGESENIYQISAINKLHTQPLIHDIMTLLDSMPKEKFEQVEDEEIEFKWDTYHQKATKGDDDDWDDWDEDDYDVEVVYER
- the rpmA gene encoding 50S ribosomal protein L27; amino-acid sequence: MAHKKAAGSTRNGRDSESKRLGVKRFGGESVLAGSIIVRQRGTRFHPGTNVGIGKDHTIFAKADGKVQFEQKGPLNRKYVTIVTE
- the rplU gene encoding 50S ribosomal protein L21, translated to MYAVFQSGGKQHRVTEGQTIRLEKLDVETGAAVEFDSVLLVADGEKIEIGVPFVNGGKITAEVVSHGRGEKIKVVKFRRRKHSRKQMGHRQWFTEVKITGISA
- the ispB gene encoding octaprenyl diphosphate synthase, with protein sequence MDIKAIQALIESDMNDVNQLIHAQMRSEVALVNQLGLYIVNSGGKRVRPMLAILAAKALGYTGKDHITLATIVEFIHTATLLHDDVVDESNLRRGTPTANAEFGNAASVLVGDFIYTRSFQLMVGLGKMQIMQILADATNIIAEGEVLQLMNCNDPDTTEASYMQVIYSKTAKLFEAATGLAAIITNNDEATLNALNLYGMHLGTAFQLVDDVLDYNADADQLGKNIGDDLAEGKPTLPLIYAMQHGNAHQTQLIRDAIEHSNGMEHLEEILSTLKQTNALEFTMQKAELEADKAIACLDFLPESEYKHALVSLARIAVDRDH
- the mdh gene encoding malate dehydrogenase; this encodes MKVAVLGAAGGIGQALSLLLKTGLPAGSELSLYDVAPVVPGVAVDLSHIPTDVKVAGFGADDLNKALDGADIVLIPAGMPRKPGMDRADLFNVNAGIIKTLAEGIVASCPKALVGIITNPVNGTVPIVAEVFKKAGTYDASRVFGITTLDVIRSEAFVAELKGVDVATVKVPVIGGHSGTTILPLLSQVEGVTFTEDEVAALTPRIQNAGTEVVNAKAGGGSATLSMGAAAARFCMSLVKGLQGEDVVDYAYVAVEDGDAEYFAHPVRLGKNGVEEILSYGELSAFEEKAKNDMLETLKKDIKEGVDFMA
- the argR gene encoding transcriptional regulator ArgR, encoding MQPQDKQEALVKAFKSLLKEENFGSQGEIVDALKEQGFDNISQSKVSRMLSKFGAVRTRNAKQEMVYCLPAEMGVPTAKSPLRQLVIDIMHNEMMIIIRTSPGAAQLIARLLDSLGKADGVLGTIAGDDTIFIAPAKISEIDVTLERVRILFDTV
- a CDS encoding Dyp-type peroxidase, with the translated sequence MAQAQSGICAEANLHGLHLFFNVFDGQDESLRAKLKQVSAIEEEFNDQFSESMLSCVVAIGAQYWPHILPEYIPSELQSFPNINHTDHQMSVQPCDLFVQVRSDREDVNHLFALQVLKLFAPDVELVEQIRNFRFLDGRDFNGFIYGGDMPHGRKKRLTALINKPGCFEDQGSYIHVQRYKHDLTVWQHLSLSEQEQIMGRTRLDNTLITPALNTSHATRSELKDEEGQPLLLNQSMPYGDVYEQGMLCISCASTGTAFEAVLNSRLGEGECYDHWLDFTQADMGSAFFAPSVGFLKQI